In one window of Candidatus Avedoeria danica DNA:
- a CDS encoding YihY/virulence factor BrkB family protein, whose amino-acid sequence MTGDRTDGAPSASAGTLAVAYHTRLASAWRLWRRPFVSTAAAAIAYRTLFSIAPLLVLAIVVLGRIVGETTAHATVLAFASDALGVQITGPLADAVSSLLEAITHPGAQLQATVVATALVVFGASGVFDEVRLALNLLWSVEVQRGRRGLRAKALARVVGLTLVLGGGVLVAISLATARWIAATARAIGVPSHWVPAAGPLDRAVIFVLITVLFACVYRGFSDSRPRWRDVWGGALITAALFSLSKGAFAAYVVIAGVGSVYGAAGALVVLVLWVYVSAWMMLFGAAWVGVGVKA is encoded by the coding sequence ATGACGGGCGATCGCACCGACGGGGCGCCCTCCGCCAGCGCCGGCACCCTCGCCGTCGCGTACCACACCCGCCTCGCGTCCGCCTGGCGGCTCTGGCGCCGGCCGTTCGTGTCGACGGCCGCGGCGGCGATCGCCTACCGGACGCTGTTCTCGATCGCGCCGCTGCTCGTCCTGGCGATCGTGGTGCTCGGCCGCATCGTCGGAGAGACGACCGCCCATGCGACCGTGCTGGCGTTCGCCTCCGACGCGCTCGGCGTGCAGATCACCGGGCCACTGGCGGACGCCGTGTCGTCGTTGCTCGAGGCGATCACCCATCCGGGCGCCCAGCTGCAGGCGACGGTGGTGGCGACGGCACTCGTCGTGTTCGGCGCATCGGGTGTATTCGACGAGGTTCGTCTCGCCCTCAACCTGCTGTGGTCGGTCGAGGTGCAGCGGGGTCGGCGCGGTCTGAGAGCCAAGGCGCTGGCGCGGGTCGTCGGCCTCACGCTCGTGCTCGGCGGGGGCGTTCTGGTGGCGATCTCGTTGGCCACGGCCCGTTGGATCGCCGCGACGGCACGCGCGATCGGCGTGCCGTCGCATTGGGTGCCGGCGGCGGGTCCGCTGGACCGGGCGGTGATCTTCGTGTTGATCACGGTGCTCTTCGCCTGCGTCTATCGCGGCTTCTCGGACAGCCGCCCGCGCTGGCGCGATGTCTGGGGCGGCGCGCTGATCACGGCGGCGCTGTTCAGCCTGAGCAAGGGGGCGTTTGCGGCGTATGTGGTGATTGCGGGGGTGGGGTCGGTGTATGGGGCGGCGGGGGCGTTGGTGGTGCTGGTGCTGTGGGTGTATGTGAGCGCTTGGATGATGCTGTTCGGGGCGGCTTGGGTGGGGGTGGGGGTGAAGGCGTGA
- the recJ gene encoding single-stranded-DNA-specific exonuclease RecJ has protein sequence MPNPVPPAAPRARWRLSPPPSPALDALGDPLLARALAARGVAELDGAAAFLGRSVGDDNPFRLADMDRAVTRLRRAISGGERIAVYGDYDADGVTGTALLTTALRALGGDVLPHLPHRERDGYGVHTAALDRLAKHGVRLVVTVDCGVRAAEPLLHARTLGMDVIVTDHHALPDELPAAVAVVNPRRADDGYGFHEFAGVGLAYKLAQALLRVAARTSARPAALHETDLLDLAAIGTVADVVPLVGENRMLVQGGLERIRAGARPGVAALCEAGGFEAATMTARGIAFGLGPRLNAAGRMGDATMALTLLLSEADGEARRLAAQLEHMNRERRAATDVALEAAHADLAGRTDAPFLAWASPDVGLGVIGLVAGQLAQTHYRPAAVFRIEGETARASLRSIAEFNVVEALDRIAPLLERHGGHARAGGLTVRTDRLDEVVDALTRLAEDALRGADLRPVLDIDAELPLTAVNDDLYRRLQALEPFGEANPTPLILSRDVVVASKRIVGERHLKLIVPTARGSMEAMAFGHGDRLAGVGERIDIVYGVRERVWRGERSLELDVQDFAAAGTANVQTDDDTMADAGRIGDRVAGVGAPDVVAASI, from the coding sequence GTGCCCAACCCCGTCCCGCCTGCCGCGCCGCGCGCCCGGTGGCGCCTCAGCCCGCCGCCCTCGCCCGCGCTCGATGCGCTCGGCGACCCGCTTCTGGCGCGTGCGCTCGCCGCGCGCGGCGTGGCGGAGCTCGACGGCGCGGCGGCGTTCCTCGGCCGGTCGGTGGGGGACGACAACCCGTTCCGGCTGGCGGACATGGACCGCGCCGTCACCCGCCTCCGCCGCGCGATATCGGGCGGCGAACGGATCGCCGTGTACGGCGACTACGACGCGGACGGCGTGACCGGCACCGCCCTCCTCACGACGGCGCTCCGCGCGCTCGGCGGCGACGTCCTGCCGCACCTGCCCCACCGCGAGCGCGACGGCTACGGCGTCCACACCGCGGCGCTCGACCGGCTGGCGAAGCACGGCGTGCGGCTCGTCGTAACGGTGGACTGCGGCGTCCGCGCGGCGGAACCACTCCTGCACGCCCGCACGCTCGGGATGGACGTCATCGTCACGGACCACCACGCGCTGCCGGACGAGCTGCCGGCGGCAGTGGCCGTCGTGAACCCGCGCCGCGCGGACGATGGCTACGGGTTCCACGAGTTCGCCGGCGTCGGCTTGGCGTACAAGCTGGCGCAGGCGCTCCTGCGCGTCGCGGCGCGCACCTCGGCGCGGCCGGCGGCGCTCCACGAGACCGACCTGCTCGACCTCGCGGCGATCGGAACCGTCGCGGACGTCGTGCCGCTCGTCGGCGAGAACCGGATGCTCGTCCAGGGCGGCCTCGAGCGGATCCGCGCCGGCGCCCGACCGGGCGTCGCGGCGCTGTGCGAGGCCGGCGGTTTCGAGGCGGCGACGATGACGGCGCGCGGGATCGCTTTCGGGCTCGGGCCGCGGTTGAACGCCGCGGGGCGGATGGGCGATGCCACGATGGCGCTGACGCTGCTGTTGTCGGAAGCGGACGGCGAGGCGCGCCGGCTCGCCGCGCAACTCGAGCACATGAACCGCGAGCGGCGCGCGGCGACGGACGTCGCGCTCGAAGCGGCGCACGCGGACCTGGCGGGCCGGACGGACGCGCCGTTCCTGGCCTGGGCATCGCCGGACGTCGGCCTCGGTGTGATCGGGCTCGTCGCGGGCCAGCTGGCGCAAACGCACTATCGTCCGGCCGCCGTGTTCCGCATCGAGGGCGAGACGGCGCGCGCCAGCCTGCGCTCGATCGCCGAGTTCAACGTCGTCGAGGCCCTCGACCGCATCGCCCCGCTGCTCGAGCGGCACGGCGGCCACGCGCGCGCCGGCGGCCTGACAGTGCGAACGGACCGCCTGGACGAGGTCGTCGATGCGCTCACCCGCTTGGCGGAAGACGCCCTGCGCGGGGCCGATCTGCGCCCCGTCCTCGACATCGACGCCGAGCTGCCCCTCACGGCCGTGAACGACGACCTCTACCGCCGGCTGCAGGCCCTCGAGCCGTTCGGCGAAGCGAACCCGACGCCGCTCATCCTCAGCCGGGACGTCGTCGTCGCGTCCAAACGGATCGTCGGCGAGCGCCATCTCAAGCTCATCGTCCCGACGGCGCGCGGGTCGATGGAAGCGATGGCATTCGGCCACGGGGATCGGCTGGCGGGGGTTGGGGAGCGGATCGACATCGTGTACGGCGTGCGCGAGCGGGTCTGGCGCGGGGAGCGCAGCCTCGAGCTCGACGTACAGGACTTCGCGGCGGCCGGGACGGCCAACGTCCAGACGGACGATGACACGATGGCCGATGCCGGTCGGATCGGGGACAGGGTCGCGGGTGTGGGCGCGCCCGACGTCGTCGCCGCCTCCATCTGA
- the phrB gene encoding deoxyribodipyrimidine photo-lyase, with product MDAPATPIHPDRVRALNDAPGHGAPVLYWMSRDARVADNWALLHARAIAAAADAPLAVVFTLAPSFLAAPWRAYHFLLAGLRGVERDLRALGIPFAVLYGADPPDAVTAFVRAHGVGHVVVDFNPLRLAREWRSGVGDRLAAAGVRLEEVDAHNIVPCWAASGKLEFAARTIRPKIARLLDIFLEPFPSLAPQTTAWPTPLPVVDWTAAEGSLSVDRSVGAVDWIAPGASEARRALDAFLADSLGDYTKRRNDPNADGQSGLSPYLHFGQLAPARVALEVRARLAAGGPDIDRAHRVVPDAATFLEELVVRRELSDNFCLYQPAYDAVAGFPAWARRTLDAHRGDAREALYDVDAFGRAATHDALWNACQCQMVRTGKMHGYLRMYWAKMILAWSATPEEALATAIVLNDRYELDGRDPNGYAGIAWAIGGVHDRPWFDRPVFGTVRFMSASGAARKFDVGAYVRRWPERDGRA from the coding sequence ATGGACGCGCCGGCGACACCGATTCACCCGGACCGCGTCCGCGCCCTGAACGACGCGCCGGGCCACGGCGCGCCGGTCCTGTATTGGATGTCGCGCGACGCGCGTGTGGCGGACAACTGGGCGCTGTTGCATGCCCGCGCGATCGCCGCCGCCGCGGATGCGCCGCTGGCCGTCGTGTTCACCCTGGCGCCGTCGTTCCTCGCCGCGCCGTGGCGTGCCTACCACTTCCTCCTGGCCGGGCTGCGCGGCGTCGAGCGCGACCTGCGCGCGCTCGGCATCCCGTTCGCCGTCCTGTACGGCGCCGATCCGCCCGACGCCGTCACGGCGTTCGTCCGCGCCCACGGCGTCGGCCACGTCGTCGTCGACTTCAACCCGCTGCGGTTGGCGCGCGAATGGCGCTCAGGCGTGGGCGATCGGCTGGCGGCGGCGGGCGTGCGGCTCGAGGAGGTCGATGCGCACAACATCGTCCCGTGCTGGGCGGCTTCCGGCAAGCTCGAGTTCGCGGCGCGAACGATCCGGCCGAAGATCGCGCGGCTGCTCGACATATTCCTCGAGCCGTTCCCTTCCCTTGCTCCCCAGACCACGGCGTGGCCGACGCCGCTGCCGGTGGTCGACTGGACGGCGGCCGAGGGGTCGCTGAGCGTCGACCGGTCTGTGGGCGCCGTGGACTGGATCGCGCCCGGCGCGTCGGAAGCCCGCCGCGCACTGGATGCTTTCCTGGCTGATAGCCTCGGTGACTACACGAAGCGGCGCAACGACCCGAACGCGGACGGGCAGTCCGGGCTGTCGCCCTACCTGCACTTCGGACAACTCGCGCCGGCGCGCGTTGCGCTCGAAGTCCGGGCACGTCTTGCGGCGGGTGGTCCCGACATCGATCGCGCCCATCGCGTCGTACCCGACGCCGCCACCTTCCTCGAAGAGCTGGTCGTCCGCCGCGAGCTGTCCGACAACTTCTGCTTGTACCAACCGGCGTACGACGCCGTCGCCGGCTTCCCGGCGTGGGCGCGCCGGACATTGGACGCGCACCGCGGCGACGCGCGCGAGGCGCTGTACGACGTCGACGCCTTCGGTCGCGCTGCGACGCACGATGCGTTGTGGAATGCGTGCCAGTGCCAGATGGTCCGTACCGGCAAGATGCACGGGTACCTGCGGATGTACTGGGCGAAGATGATCCTGGCGTGGTCGGCCACGCCCGAGGAGGCGCTGGCAACCGCCATCGTCCTGAACGATCGGTACGAACTCGATGGGCGCGACCCGAACGGCTACGCCGGCATCGCCTGGGCGATCGGCGGGGTGCACGATCGGCCATGGTTCGATCGGCCCGTGTTCGGGACGGTGCGGTTCATGAGCGCGAGCGGCGCGGCGCGGAAGTTCGATGTCGGAGCGTACGTGCGGCGATGGCCGGAGCGGGATGGGCGCGCATGA
- a CDS encoding AMP-binding protein: protein MATSNPDIRERAVPHEASWLAHYEPGVPHVLDPAAGDFAGILADAAAVAPTFPAVTDGRRALHYAALNASADAVAAALGREPAADGRPIVVALPPGPTLLAVVLGTLRAGRIVAPVDGADASAAAELSDRLGAPLAIVLDREALPFAQAMQRTGGPLPRIITVDPLRELRFGLRWLARLGAGKRTHRPVAAVPDAVPWQRWVAGDGQASPTGDEAVRTGAIEVDGVRYGMPVLAAGAQMMTAWLTDTSPGDDTWLVLAPLATPLGVVAALGAAPALRARVALPGSWQPADAVDALRYFPPAWVVSDVATVARLVAAPELPHAELRSVRGWLVGGPVPPMLARAFVETTGVELCVGWAPRGVAGFVACHPVNGWRGIGGVGLPLPGVTAAAGPGGLVLRAANVVGGAIVEPGARLDADGFLQVDHGPDEAMAVFDRFRQHPDRVTGPARRR, encoded by the coding sequence ATGGCGACGTCCAATCCCGACATCCGCGAACGCGCAGTGCCGCACGAGGCGTCCTGGCTCGCGCACTACGAGCCTGGGGTGCCGCACGTCCTAGACCCAGCCGCCGGCGACTTCGCGGGCATCCTCGCCGACGCGGCCGCCGTTGCGCCGACGTTCCCCGCCGTCACGGACGGGCGGCGGGCACTTCACTATGCCGCGCTGAACGCCTCGGCCGACGCCGTCGCCGCGGCGCTGGGCCGTGAACCCGCGGCGGACGGACGGCCGATCGTCGTGGCGCTGCCGCCCGGGCCGACGCTGCTCGCCGTCGTCCTCGGCACGCTCAGGGCGGGCCGCATCGTCGCGCCCGTCGACGGCGCGGACGCATCCGCCGCCGCCGAGCTGAGCGATCGGCTGGGCGCGCCGCTGGCGATCGTCCTCGACCGGGAGGCGCTGCCGTTCGCGCAGGCGATGCAACGCACGGGCGGACCCCTTCCACGGATCATCACCGTCGACCCGCTGCGCGAGCTTCGCTTCGGACTGCGGTGGCTGGCCCGCCTGGGGGCCGGCAAGCGCACGCACCGTCCCGTTGCCGCCGTCCCGGACGCCGTCCCGTGGCAGCGCTGGGTCGCCGGCGATGGCCAGGCGTCGCCGACCGGCGACGAGGCCGTGCGGACAGGGGCGATCGAGGTCGACGGTGTGCGCTACGGCATGCCCGTGCTCGCGGCCGGGGCGCAGATGATGACGGCGTGGCTCACGGACACGAGCCCGGGCGACGACACATGGCTCGTCCTCGCGCCGCTCGCCACGCCGCTCGGCGTCGTCGCTGCCCTCGGCGCGGCCCCGGCGCTGCGGGCGCGCGTGGCGCTGCCCGGATCGTGGCAGCCGGCGGATGCCGTCGATGCGCTGCGCTACTTCCCGCCCGCCTGGGTCGTGTCCGACGTCGCAACCGTCGCGCGGCTGGTGGCGGCGCCCGAGCTGCCGCATGCCGAGCTGCGGTCCGTGCGCGGCTGGCTGGTCGGCGGGCCCGTGCCGCCGATGCTGGCGCGCGCGTTCGTCGAGACCACGGGCGTCGAGTTGTGCGTCGGCTGGGCGCCGCGGGGCGTGGCGGGCTTCGTGGCGTGCCATCCGGTGAATGGCTGGCGCGGGATTGGCGGCGTCGGGCTGCCGCTGCCCGGGGTGACGGCTGCCGCCGGGCCGGGCGGCCTGGTGTTGCGGGCGGCCAACGTCGTCGGCGGCGCGATCGTCGAGCCGGGCGCGCGCCTGGACGCGGACGGCTTTCTCCAGGTGGACCACGGCCCGGACGAGGCGATGGCGGTGTTCGACCGGTTTCGGCAACACCCGGACCGCGTAACGGGGCCGGCGCGCCGACGTTAG
- a CDS encoding 50S ribosomal protein L25 — MSEQITLNTQLRTVTGKKVAGLRRAGMTPCVLYGPESEPVSLQVDTKHLRSVLHKAGTTRLIHVDIEGDKKPRLAIARALQIHPTKLTPIHADLLEVSERVPVQTAIPVRIGGKVPPAVQRNEAMIRALLDHVIVRALPKDLPQEIVVDGGKLRELSQVLRISDVDVPKGVRIMDDSNRAVARMAALRRGAAVVGDDDYLAAMDPTTSEYAAAHAEDAAPEDGAD; from the coding sequence GTGAGCGAGCAGATCACTCTGAACACACAGCTGCGGACGGTCACCGGCAAGAAGGTGGCCGGGCTGCGGCGCGCCGGCATGACGCCGTGCGTGCTGTATGGCCCGGAGAGCGAGCCCGTCAGCCTGCAGGTGGACACGAAGCACCTGCGCTCCGTCCTCCACAAGGCCGGCACGACGCGGCTGATCCATGTGGACATCGAGGGCGACAAGAAGCCGCGCCTGGCGATCGCCCGGGCGCTGCAGATCCACCCGACCAAGCTCACGCCGATCCACGCCGACCTGCTCGAGGTCAGCGAGCGCGTGCCCGTCCAGACCGCGATCCCGGTCCGGATCGGCGGCAAGGTGCCGCCGGCCGTGCAGCGCAACGAGGCGATGATCCGCGCCCTGCTCGACCACGTCATCGTCCGCGCCCTGCCCAAGGACCTGCCGCAGGAGATCGTCGTCGACGGCGGCAAGCTGCGCGAGCTCAGCCAGGTGCTGCGCATCTCGGATGTGGACGTGCCGAAGGGCGTTCGGATCATGGACGATTCGAACCGCGCCGTCGCCCGCATGGCGGCGCTCCGCCGCGGCGCGGCGGTCGTCGGTGACGATGACTACCTTGCGGCGATGGACCCGACGACCTCCGAATACGCCGCCGCCCACGCGGAAGACGCGGCGCCGGAGGATGGCGCCGACTGA
- a CDS encoding phosphoenolpyruvate synthase has product MSAPSVTAIPLILPLDSPHASLGAVGGKGASLARLSAAALPVPPGFHVTTTAYRRFIDANHLSEVIRRAAGRASIDDPASLERASALIRALIAQGSMPRDIAEGVGAAYAVLGAGEPAVAVRSSATAEDLPELSFAGQHDSFLNVCGADAVLAAVKRCWASLWTARAIGYRARQGIDGADVNLAVVVQRLVPADVAGILFTANPMSGVRDEVVINAAWGLGEAIVGGHVTPDTFRVDKATGTIRSADVMDKVVQTVRTDGGTREVPLSASLRTAPTLSPAHIAELTRLGSEIEELYGHPVDMEWAIANGSIAVVQARPITALPDPIVELDWTTPNPTGRYARSSVIELLPEPLSPLFETLALPRWNRAMAALMEEIGLARVMKQLTDLTTINGFAYYDYSMSPAQTFRMLFHFLTHPGQLIDHFRQARSVWADRALPRYRAVAAEWAERDLAAASATALLAGAARITDAAAAYYLTIQSGILPVAYIGEACFAYFYDKLAKRKGDPPAIAYLLGYDSKPIRAEKALFDLAQWAHEHPDLAFALTSMSAADLASALDGPTPPGVSDDAWNVFTTLFAAHLQHYGDAVYDLDFSKPLAADDPSPLLEALKSFVAGDARSPHARQAASSAAREAATNALRSRLRGRRGRFVGWLLGGAQQFAPLREDALADVGLGWPQLRRMMHALGERAVAAGAVAASDDVYWLTVDELQDVARAIDSGQRGADHADTVAKRRATAAHNRTATPPVALPLKGGATFLGMDLMRFMPAHSHQDGGDTIKGIGASPGRVTGTARVILGPEHFHAMRHGDILVTKITTPAWTPLFALAAGIVTDVGGPLSHSSIVAREYGIPAVLGTGVATARVKDGGRITVDGDEGRVMLER; this is encoded by the coding sequence ATGTCCGCGCCGTCGGTGACCGCGATCCCGCTCATCCTGCCCTTGGACTCCCCCCACGCATCCCTCGGTGCCGTCGGAGGCAAGGGCGCCTCACTCGCCCGCCTGTCCGCCGCCGCCCTCCCCGTCCCGCCCGGCTTCCACGTGACGACCACTGCCTACCGGCGCTTCATCGACGCGAACCACCTCTCGGAGGTCATCCGGCGGGCGGCGGGCAGGGCGTCGATCGACGATCCGGCGTCCCTCGAGCGGGCGTCGGCGCTCATCCGAGCGCTCATCGCGCAGGGAAGCATGCCGCGCGATATCGCCGAGGGCGTCGGGGCGGCGTACGCCGTGCTCGGGGCGGGCGAGCCGGCGGTGGCGGTGCGGTCGTCGGCGACGGCGGAGGACCTGCCGGAGCTGTCGTTCGCCGGGCAGCATGACAGCTTTCTGAACGTGTGCGGCGCCGATGCGGTCCTCGCGGCCGTCAAGCGCTGCTGGGCGTCGCTCTGGACCGCGCGGGCGATCGGGTACCGGGCGCGGCAAGGCATCGACGGCGCGGACGTGAACCTGGCGGTCGTCGTGCAACGCCTCGTGCCCGCGGACGTGGCCGGGATCCTGTTCACGGCCAACCCGATGTCGGGGGTGCGCGACGAAGTGGTCATCAACGCGGCATGGGGCCTGGGCGAGGCGATCGTCGGCGGGCACGTCACGCCGGACACGTTCCGGGTGGACAAGGCGACCGGGACGATCCGATCGGCGGATGTGATGGACAAGGTGGTGCAGACGGTGCGCACGGACGGTGGCACGCGCGAGGTGCCGTTGTCAGCGTCGCTGCGGACGGCGCCGACGCTCTCGCCGGCGCACATCGCCGAGCTTACGCGGCTTGGCAGCGAGATCGAGGAGCTGTACGGACACCCGGTCGATATGGAGTGGGCGATCGCCAACGGAAGCATCGCCGTCGTCCAGGCGCGGCCGATCACGGCGTTGCCCGATCCGATCGTCGAGCTGGATTGGACGACGCCCAATCCGACCGGACGCTACGCCCGCTCGAGCGTGATCGAGCTTCTTCCCGAGCCGCTCTCGCCGCTCTTCGAGACGCTGGCGCTGCCGCGTTGGAACCGGGCGATGGCGGCGCTGATGGAGGAGATCGGCCTCGCGCGGGTCATGAAGCAGCTCACCGACCTCACGACGATCAACGGCTTCGCGTACTACGACTACTCGATGTCGCCGGCGCAGACGTTCCGGATGCTCTTCCACTTCCTCACCCACCCCGGCCAGCTGATCGACCACTTCCGGCAGGCCCGATCGGTGTGGGCCGACAGAGCGTTGCCGCGCTACCGCGCGGTCGCCGCCGAGTGGGCCGAGCGGGACCTGGCCGCGGCGTCGGCCACGGCGTTGCTGGCCGGCGCGGCACGGATCACGGACGCCGCGGCGGCCTACTACCTGACGATCCAGTCCGGCATCCTGCCCGTCGCCTACATCGGCGAGGCTTGCTTTGCGTACTTCTACGACAAGCTGGCCAAGCGGAAGGGCGACCCGCCGGCGATTGCCTACCTCCTCGGCTACGACAGCAAGCCGATCCGCGCCGAGAAGGCGCTCTTCGATCTGGCCCAGTGGGCACACGAGCATCCTGACCTCGCGTTCGCCCTCACGTCGATGTCCGCCGCCGACCTCGCGTCCGCCCTCGACGGCCCGACCCCGCCCGGTGTCTCGGACGACGCCTGGAACGTGTTCACGACGCTCTTCGCCGCGCATCTCCAGCACTACGGCGACGCGGTGTACGACCTCGACTTCAGCAAGCCGCTCGCCGCCGACGATCCGTCGCCGCTCCTGGAAGCGCTGAAGTCTTTCGTCGCCGGCGATGCGCGCAGCCCCCACGCCCGCCAAGCGGCCTCGTCGGCTGCGCGCGAGGCGGCGACGAACGCGCTGCGATCCCGCCTGCGCGGGCGGCGGGGCCGGTTCGTCGGGTGGCTGCTCGGCGGCGCCCAGCAGTTCGCGCCGCTGCGCGAGGACGCGCTGGCGGACGTCGGCCTCGGCTGGCCGCAGCTGCGGCGGATGATGCACGCCCTCGGCGAGCGTGCCGTCGCCGCCGGCGCGGTGGCGGCGTCCGACGACGTCTACTGGCTGACGGTCGACGAGCTGCAGGACGTGGCGCGGGCGATCGACAGCGGCCAGCGGGGGGCGGACCACGCCGACACGGTGGCGAAGCGGCGGGCGACGGCGGCGCACAACCGCACGGCCACGCCGCCGGTGGCGCTGCCGCTGAAAGGGGGCGCAACGTTCCTGGGGATGGACTTGATGCGCTTCATGCCGGCCCACTCCCACCAGGACGGCGGCGATACGATCAAGGGGATCGGCGCCAGCCCCGGGCGCGTCACCGGCACGGCCCGCGTGATCCTGGGCCCGGAGCACTTCCACGCGATGCGCCACGGCGACATTCTGGTGACGAAGATCACGACCCCCGCCTGGACGCCGCTGTTCGCGCTGGCCGCCGGCATCGTCACGGACGTCGGCGGGCCGCTCAGCCACAGTTCGATCGTGGCGCGGGAGTACGGGATTCCGGCGGTGCTCGGCACGGGGGTGGCGACGGCGCGGGTGAAGGACGGGGGGCGGATTACGGTGGATGGGGATGAGGGGCGGGTGATGTTGGAGCGGTGA
- a CDS encoding rhomboid family intramembrane serine protease produces the protein MDIELPDETSPIRDDPPLPGPSLPEPARVPSPLPPPATATLGPLRRRQADGWSLVLSSEGIGHQLLSGTDGLYLAVDAGDAVRASASLQAYMTENDAPVFDTARRPPLRPSADPAGRADLGFGIAAGLALLAGFAVTGDATHGGGLAPLGGADSGLILNGALWRTVTALTLHAGIGHVLANALASVIFLPLAARRLGIGLTLLGTIGAGAIGNWLTAYLRGPGSLGVGFSTAVFGALGLLAGARLVDGDRGGRGGCGGCWIVFGAAMALLALLGSGEQSDVLAHACGLVAGVPIGAAIARFARAGAQAHGTSTSVAGARLQWAAGIAAVAIIAGAWGLALR, from the coding sequence ATGGACATCGAATTGCCCGACGAGACCTCGCCGATACGCGACGACCCGCCGCTACCCGGCCCCTCGCTGCCCGAGCCGGCGCGCGTGCCTTCGCCGCTCCCGCCCCCCGCCACCGCCACGCTCGGCCCGCTCCGGCGCCGCCAGGCCGACGGCTGGTCGCTCGTCCTGTCCAGCGAGGGCATCGGCCATCAGCTCCTTTCGGGCACCGACGGCCTCTACCTGGCGGTCGATGCCGGCGACGCCGTCCGCGCCTCGGCCTCGCTGCAAGCGTATATGACCGAGAACGACGCGCCGGTCTTCGACACCGCCCGCCGCCCGCCGCTGCGGCCGAGCGCCGATCCCGCCGGTCGGGCCGACCTCGGTTTCGGCATCGCCGCCGGCCTCGCGCTCCTGGCCGGGTTTGCCGTCACCGGCGATGCCACGCACGGCGGCGGGCTGGCGCCGCTCGGCGGGGCCGACAGCGGTTTGATCCTGAACGGCGCGCTGTGGCGGACGGTCACCGCGCTGACGCTGCACGCCGGGATCGGCCACGTCCTGGCGAACGCGCTGGCGAGCGTGATCTTCCTGCCGCTTGCGGCGCGCCGCCTCGGGATCGGCCTGACCTTGCTGGGCACGATCGGCGCCGGAGCGATCGGCAACTGGCTGACCGCTTACCTCCGCGGGCCCGGCTCACTCGGCGTCGGCTTTTCGACGGCCGTCTTCGGCGCGCTCGGACTCCTCGCCGGCGCGCGCCTCGTCGACGGCGACCGCGGCGGGCGCGGCGGGTGCGGCGGGTGCTGGATCGTGTTCGGCGCAGCCATGGCACTGCTTGCGCTCCTCGGCTCAGGCGAGCAGAGCGACGTGCTGGCCCATGCCTGCGGCCTGGTCGCCGGCGTGCCGATCGGCGCCGCGATCGCGCGATTCGCACGCGCAGGTGCGCAGGCGCACGGGACGTCGACGTCCGTCGCCGGCGCGCGCCTGCAGTGGGCGGCCGGGATCGCAGCGGTGGCGATCATCGCGGGCGCATGGGGGCTGGCGCTCCGCTGA
- a CDS encoding glycosyltransferase: protein MHEVHDLPSGAPAARAVSVIATVFNEAATIGALLDSLAAQTRPPDEVVVVDGGSTDGTVAAVRAWRAARPDGEALRLTLVERPGANISQGRNAAIAAAAGPILAATDAGVRLVPGWLAALAAPIERGEARWAAGFFTSAPEGAFETALGATTLPDVADIDPRTFLPSSRSVAFLKADAAVIGGYPEWLDYCEDLVFDLRLKRIAGPPAFAPSAVARFRPRPTLAHFARQYYLYARGDGKADLWRRRHLIRYLTYVVAVPSLVALAVFNSAAWWLLLAAGLVTMVAKPCRRLVRQWRALTIGQRVAAGLWVPVIRVTGDGVKMVGYPVGWGWRRRERPPDWTADDWTADG, encoded by the coding sequence ATGCACGAAGTCCACGACCTCCCGTCCGGTGCGCCCGCCGCCCGCGCCGTCTCGGTGATCGCCACGGTGTTCAACGAAGCGGCGACGATCGGGGCGCTGCTCGACAGCCTTGCGGCGCAGACGCGCCCACCGGACGAGGTCGTCGTCGTCGACGGCGGTTCGACGGACGGCACCGTCGCCGCGGTGCGGGCGTGGCGCGCCGCACGGCCGGACGGCGAGGCGCTGCGGCTCACGCTCGTCGAGCGGCCGGGGGCGAACATCTCGCAAGGCCGCAACGCCGCGATTGCCGCGGCTGCCGGGCCGATCCTGGCGGCCACGGACGCCGGCGTGCGGCTCGTGCCGGGGTGGCTGGCGGCTCTCGCGGCGCCGATCGAGCGGGGCGAGGCGCGCTGGGCGGCCGGATTCTTCACGAGCGCGCCGGAGGGCGCGTTCGAGACGGCGCTCGGCGCGACGACGCTGCCGGACGTGGCCGACATCGACCCCAGGACGTTCCTCCCGTCCAGCCGGTCCGTGGCCTTCCTGAAGGCGGACGCCGCCGTGATCGGCGGCTACCCGGAGTGGCTCGACTACTGCGAGGACCTCGTGTTCGACCTGCGGCTCAAGCGGATCGCCGGGCCGCCCGCTTTCGCGCCGTCGGCCGTCGCCCGCTTTCGGCCCCGCCCGACGCTCGCCCACTTCGCCCGCCAGTACTACCTGTACGCCCGCGGCGACGGCAAGGCCGACCTGTGGCGGCGGCGGCACCTGATCCGCTACCTCACCTACGTCGTCGCGGTCCCGTCGCTCGTCGCCCTGGCAGTGTTCAACAGCGCCGCATGGTGGCTCCTCCTGGCCGCCGGCCTCGTGACGATGGTCGCGAAGCCCTGCCGGCGACTCGTGCGCCAATGGCGGGCGTTGACGATCGGACAGCGGGTGGCCGCTGGGCTGTGGGTGCCGGTGATCCGGGTCACGGGCGATGGGGTGAAAATGGTGGGGTATCCGGTGGGGTGGGGGTGGCGGCGGCGGGAGAGGCCGCCGGATTGGACGGCGGACGATTGGACGGCGGACGGCTGA